The following coding sequences lie in one Cyanobacterium sp. Dongsha4 genomic window:
- a CDS encoding DUF3007 family protein: MRRIDAILIAFAVFVAGGIIYVIFQYLGFDAYDAGIWSQVLLVLGLLGWVVTYLFRVFTNNMTYHKQVKDYDDAFFAKQLEKMSPEEIEKLMAEKDS; encoded by the coding sequence ATGAGAAGAATAGATGCTATTTTAATTGCCTTTGCCGTGTTTGTTGCGGGGGGCATTATTTATGTAATATTTCAATATCTTGGTTTTGATGCCTATGATGCGGGTATTTGGAGTCAAGTTTTATTAGTTTTAGGTTTGCTTGGCTGGGTAGTTACTTATTTATTTCGGGTTTTCACAAATAACATGACCTATCATAAGCAGGTTAAAGATTATGATGATGCTTTTTTTGCTAAACAGTTAGAAAAAATGTCTCCCGAAGAAATTGAAAAATTAATGGCGGAAAAAGATAGTTAA